The Paramisgurnus dabryanus chromosome 1, PD_genome_1.1, whole genome shotgun sequence genome includes a window with the following:
- the LOC135743129 gene encoding uncharacterized protein isoform X2: MRRSWMMGAFNVGLLVLLVWTFTAVCEADDDIAINCEDVTAPVGDKITLTCRFSHLNEGCCAKWYKFIDTAAANDPDICRENFIDDPCKKERFSCLYTANKAMTTKFKFFVQTNCGGETTEFSVNITGPDTDDGAGGPDSVKDEKTPGLDNSSVAVIIGLLGCFIIVIVALIFWMRRKPSRSPHDYDMGVSRPPQDYNMCACENNTIEPSDREAMLKETSVNVQIEKPQCQCNCNHNITSS; encoded by the exons ATGAGACG GAGCTGGATGATGGGTGCTTTTAATGTTGGACTACTGGTCCTGCTGGTTTGGACTTTCACTGCTGTCTGTGAGGCTGATGATG ATATCGCAATTAACTGTGAAGATGTGACTGCACCTGTGGGAGATAAAATAACTCTCACCTGCAGATTCTCTCATCTGAACGAAGGATGCTGCGCTAAGTGGTACAAGTTTATTGATACAGCAGCAGCTAATGACCCAGACATCTGTAGAGAGAACTTCATAGATGATCCCTGTAAAAAAGAGAGATTTTCATGTCTTTACACTGCAAATAAAGCCATGACAACAAAATTCAAATTCTTTGTACAAACCAACTGTGGAGGAGAGACAACAGAATTCAGTGTGAACATAACAG GTCCTGATACAGATGACGGag CAGGTGGACCAGACAGTGTCAAAGATGAAAAAACTCCTGGCCTAG atAATTCATCTGTTGCCGTCATCATTGGTCTCTTGGGCTGTTTCATCATTGTGATCGTGGCGTTGATTTTCTGGATGAGACGGAAACCATCTAGATCTCCACATGATTATGATATGGGTGTTTCTAGACCTCCACAGGATTATAATATGTGTGCGTGTGAAAATAACACCATTGAACCTTCAGATAGAGAAGCAATGTTGAAAGAAACATCAGTGAATGTTCAGATAGAGAAACCACAGTGTCAGTGTAACTGTAACCACAACATCACATCAAGCTAA
- the LOC135743129 gene encoding uncharacterized protein isoform X1, with protein MARNYDSESDRSWMMGAFNVGLLVLLVWTFTAVCEADDDIAINCEDVTAPVGDKITLTCRFSHLNEGCCAKWYKFIDTAAANDPDICRENFIDDPCKKERFSCLYTANKAMTTKFKFFVQTNCGGETTEFSVNITGPDTDDGAGGPDSVKDEKTPGLDNSSVAVIIGLLGCFIIVIVALIFWMRRKPSRSPHDYDMGVSRPPQDYNMCACENNTIEPSDREAMLKETSVNVQIEKPQCQCNCNHNITSS; from the exons ATGGCAAGAAATTATGACAGTGAGAGTGACAG GAGCTGGATGATGGGTGCTTTTAATGTTGGACTACTGGTCCTGCTGGTTTGGACTTTCACTGCTGTCTGTGAGGCTGATGATG ATATCGCAATTAACTGTGAAGATGTGACTGCACCTGTGGGAGATAAAATAACTCTCACCTGCAGATTCTCTCATCTGAACGAAGGATGCTGCGCTAAGTGGTACAAGTTTATTGATACAGCAGCAGCTAATGACCCAGACATCTGTAGAGAGAACTTCATAGATGATCCCTGTAAAAAAGAGAGATTTTCATGTCTTTACACTGCAAATAAAGCCATGACAACAAAATTCAAATTCTTTGTACAAACCAACTGTGGAGGAGAGACAACAGAATTCAGTGTGAACATAACAG GTCCTGATACAGATGACGGag CAGGTGGACCAGACAGTGTCAAAGATGAAAAAACTCCTGGCCTAG atAATTCATCTGTTGCCGTCATCATTGGTCTCTTGGGCTGTTTCATCATTGTGATCGTGGCGTTGATTTTCTGGATGAGACGGAAACCATCTAGATCTCCACATGATTATGATATGGGTGTTTCTAGACCTCCACAGGATTATAATATGTGTGCGTGTGAAAATAACACCATTGAACCTTCAGATAGAGAAGCAATGTTGAAAGAAACATCAGTGAATGTTCAGATAGAGAAACCACAGTGTCAGTGTAACTGTAACCACAACATCACATCAAGCTAA
- the LOC135743129 gene encoding uncharacterized protein isoform X3 — translation MMGAFNVGLLVLLVWTFTAVCEADDDIAINCEDVTAPVGDKITLTCRFSHLNEGCCAKWYKFIDTAAANDPDICRENFIDDPCKKERFSCLYTANKAMTTKFKFFVQTNCGGETTEFSVNITGPDTDDGAGGPDSVKDEKTPGLDNSSVAVIIGLLGCFIIVIVALIFWMRRKPSRSPHDYDMGVSRPPQDYNMCACENNTIEPSDREAMLKETSVNVQIEKPQCQCNCNHNITSS, via the exons ATGATGGGTGCTTTTAATGTTGGACTACTGGTCCTGCTGGTTTGGACTTTCACTGCTGTCTGTGAGGCTGATGATG ATATCGCAATTAACTGTGAAGATGTGACTGCACCTGTGGGAGATAAAATAACTCTCACCTGCAGATTCTCTCATCTGAACGAAGGATGCTGCGCTAAGTGGTACAAGTTTATTGATACAGCAGCAGCTAATGACCCAGACATCTGTAGAGAGAACTTCATAGATGATCCCTGTAAAAAAGAGAGATTTTCATGTCTTTACACTGCAAATAAAGCCATGACAACAAAATTCAAATTCTTTGTACAAACCAACTGTGGAGGAGAGACAACAGAATTCAGTGTGAACATAACAG GTCCTGATACAGATGACGGag CAGGTGGACCAGACAGTGTCAAAGATGAAAAAACTCCTGGCCTAG atAATTCATCTGTTGCCGTCATCATTGGTCTCTTGGGCTGTTTCATCATTGTGATCGTGGCGTTGATTTTCTGGATGAGACGGAAACCATCTAGATCTCCACATGATTATGATATGGGTGTTTCTAGACCTCCACAGGATTATAATATGTGTGCGTGTGAAAATAACACCATTGAACCTTCAGATAGAGAAGCAATGTTGAAAGAAACATCAGTGAATGTTCAGATAGAGAAACCACAGTGTCAGTGTAACTGTAACCACAACATCACATCAAGCTAA
- the LOC135743126 gene encoding uncharacterized protein isoform X1, which translates to MMGVVNVVLLVLLVWTFTSVCEEDDNEITINCEDVTARVEDKINLTCTVSYLRKGCSMKSYKFINPEADDVPTICREEFRSDHLSRVSCPYTANKAMTTKFKFFLQTTCGPLSTYFSVNITEITIMCKDMTAHVGDKITLTCTVSYPNQNCCRMMYKFINTEADDVPTICREVFRDPCVEMSRFSCPYTADKAMTTQFKFFVQTTCGAKETYFSVNTTDAVKDDTDKSSVAVIICLLCCFFIVTVALILWMRQKPSRSSADYNMGVSRPPQDYYMATCEKNFGEPSDEEAVLKETSVNVQIEKQCQCNNSITSS; encoded by the exons ATGATGGGTGTTGTTAATGTTGTGTTACTAGTTCTGCTGGTTTGGACCTTTACATCTGTCTGTGAGGAGGATGATAAtg AGATCACAATTAACTGTGAAGATGTGACTGCACGTGTGGAAGATAAAATAAATCTCACCTGCACTGTCTCTTATCTGAGAAAAGGATGCTCCATGAAGAGCTACAAGTTTATTAATCCAGAAGCAGATGATGTCCCAACAATCTGTAGAGAGGAGTTCAGAAGTGATCATCTGAGCAGAGTTTCATGTCCTTACACTGCAAATAAAGCCATGACAACAAAATTCAAATTCTTTTTACAAACCACATGTGGACCACTGAGCACATATTTCAGTGTGAACATAACAG AGATCACAATTATGTGTAAAGATATGACTGCACATGTGGGAGATAAAATAACTCTCACCTGCACAGTCTCTTATCCGAACCAAAACTGCTGCAGAATGATGTACAAGTTTATTAATACAGAAGCAGATGATGTCCCAACAATCTGTAGAGAGGTATTCAGGGATCCCTGTGTAGAGATGAGCAGATTTTCATGTCCTTACACTGCAGATAAAGCCATGACAACACAATTCAAATTCTTTGTACAAACCACATGTGGAGCAAAGGAAACATActtcagtgtgaacacaacag ATGCTGTTAAAGATGACACAG ATAAATCATCTGTTGCCGTCATCATTTGTCTCTTGTGCTGTTTCTTCATTGTGACTGTGGCATTGATTCTCTGGATGAGACAGAAACCGTCTAGATCTTCAGCAGATTATAATATGGGTGTTTCTAGACCTCCACAGGATTATTATATGGCTACATGTGAAAAAAACTTTGGTGAACCTTCAGATGAAGAAGCAGTGTTGAAAGAAACATCAGTGAATGTTCAGATAGAGAAACAATGTCAGTGTAACAACAGCATCACATCAAGCTAA
- the LOC135743126 gene encoding uncharacterized protein isoform X2, whose translation MMGVVNVVLLVLLVWTFTSVCEEDDNEITINCEDVTARVEDKINLTCTVSYLRKGCSMKSYKFINPEADDVPTICREEFRSDHLSRVSCPYTANKAMTTKFKFFLQTTCGPLSTYFSVNITEITIMCKDMTAHVGDKITLTCTVSYPNQNCCRMMYKFINTEADDVPTICREVFRDPCVEMSRFSCPYTADKAMTTQFKFFVQTTCGAKETYFSVNTTDAVKDDTETV comes from the exons ATGATGGGTGTTGTTAATGTTGTGTTACTAGTTCTGCTGGTTTGGACCTTTACATCTGTCTGTGAGGAGGATGATAAtg AGATCACAATTAACTGTGAAGATGTGACTGCACGTGTGGAAGATAAAATAAATCTCACCTGCACTGTCTCTTATCTGAGAAAAGGATGCTCCATGAAGAGCTACAAGTTTATTAATCCAGAAGCAGATGATGTCCCAACAATCTGTAGAGAGGAGTTCAGAAGTGATCATCTGAGCAGAGTTTCATGTCCTTACACTGCAAATAAAGCCATGACAACAAAATTCAAATTCTTTTTACAAACCACATGTGGACCACTGAGCACATATTTCAGTGTGAACATAACAG AGATCACAATTATGTGTAAAGATATGACTGCACATGTGGGAGATAAAATAACTCTCACCTGCACAGTCTCTTATCCGAACCAAAACTGCTGCAGAATGATGTACAAGTTTATTAATACAGAAGCAGATGATGTCCCAACAATCTGTAGAGAGGTATTCAGGGATCCCTGTGTAGAGATGAGCAGATTTTCATGTCCTTACACTGCAGATAAAGCCATGACAACACAATTCAAATTCTTTGTACAAACCACATGTGGAGCAAAGGAAACATActtcagtgtgaacacaacag ATGCTGTTAAAGATGACACAG AAACCGTCTAG